One genomic window of Burkholderia diffusa includes the following:
- the lpdA gene encoding dihydrolipoyl dehydrogenase, translating to MSKEFDVVVIGAGPGGYIAAIRAAQLGKTVACIEKWKNPAGALKLGGTCLNVGCIPSKALLASSEEFENASHHLADHGITVDGVKIDVAKMLGRKDAIVEKMTSGIEFLFKKNKITWLKGHGKFTGKTDAGVQIEVSGEGETEVVTAKNVIIATGSKARHLPNIPVDNKIVSDNEGALTFDSVPKKLAVIGAGVIGLELGSVWRRLGAEVTVLEALPAFLGAADEALAKEAAKLFKKQGLDIHLGVKIGDVKTTANGVSIAYTDKDGNAQTLDADRLIVSVGRVPNTDNLGLEAIGLKANERGFIDVDDHCRTAVPNVYAIGDVVRGPMLAHKAEDEGVLVAEVIDGQKPHIDYNCIPWVIYTYPEIAWVGKTEQQLKAEGREIKSGKFPFSINGRALGMNAPDGFVKMIADAKTDELLGVHVIAANASDLIAEAVVAMEFKAASEDIARICHPHPSMSEVMREAALAVDKRSLNS from the coding sequence ATGTCCAAGGAATTTGACGTCGTCGTGATCGGCGCCGGCCCCGGCGGCTACATCGCCGCGATTCGCGCCGCGCAGCTCGGCAAGACCGTTGCCTGTATCGAAAAGTGGAAGAACCCGGCCGGCGCGCTGAAGCTCGGCGGCACCTGCCTGAACGTCGGCTGCATCCCGTCGAAGGCGCTGCTCGCCTCGTCGGAAGAGTTCGAGAATGCATCGCATCACCTGGCCGACCACGGCATCACGGTCGACGGCGTGAAGATCGACGTCGCGAAGATGCTCGGCCGCAAGGATGCGATCGTCGAGAAGATGACGAGCGGGATCGAGTTCCTGTTCAAGAAGAACAAGATCACCTGGCTGAAGGGCCATGGCAAGTTCACCGGCAAGACCGACGCCGGCGTGCAGATCGAAGTGAGCGGCGAGGGTGAGACGGAAGTCGTCACCGCGAAGAACGTGATCATCGCGACGGGCTCGAAGGCGCGTCATCTGCCGAACATCCCGGTCGACAACAAGATCGTGTCGGACAACGAAGGTGCGCTGACGTTCGACTCGGTGCCGAAGAAGCTCGCCGTGATTGGCGCAGGCGTGATCGGCCTCGAGCTCGGCTCGGTGTGGCGCCGCCTGGGCGCCGAAGTGACGGTGCTCGAAGCGCTGCCGGCGTTCCTCGGCGCAGCCGACGAAGCGCTCGCGAAGGAAGCAGCCAAGCTGTTCAAGAAGCAGGGCCTCGACATCCATCTCGGCGTGAAGATCGGCGACGTGAAGACGACGGCGAACGGCGTGTCGATCGCTTACACGGACAAGGACGGCAACGCGCAGACGCTCGACGCCGACCGCCTGATCGTGTCGGTCGGCCGCGTGCCGAACACCGACAATCTCGGCCTCGAGGCGATCGGCCTGAAGGCGAACGAGCGCGGCTTCATCGACGTGGACGACCACTGCCGTACCGCGGTGCCGAACGTCTATGCGATCGGCGACGTGGTGCGCGGCCCGATGCTCGCGCACAAGGCGGAAGACGAAGGCGTGCTGGTCGCGGAAGTGATCGACGGCCAGAAGCCGCACATCGACTACAACTGCATTCCGTGGGTGATCTACACGTACCCGGAAATCGCATGGGTCGGCAAGACGGAGCAGCAGCTGAAGGCGGAAGGCCGCGAGATCAAGTCGGGCAAGTTCCCGTTCTCGATCAACGGCCGCGCGCTCGGCATGAACGCGCCGGACGGCTTCGTGAAGATGATCGCGGACGCGAAGACCGACGAACTGCTCGGCGTGCACGTGATCGCCGCGAACGCGTCGGACCTGATCGCGGAAGCCGTGGTGGCGATGGAGTTCAAGGCGGCGTCGGAAGATATCGCCCGCATCTGCCATCCGCACCCGTCGATGTCGGAAGTGATGCGCGAAGCGGCGCTCGCCGTCGACAAGCGCTCGCTGAACAGCTGA
- the zapE gene encoding cell division protein ZapE: MNVTEYYTRELTTRGYQSDPAQRAAVDRLQRCFDEWVDYKARRSNAFKKLINHPDLPRGVYMWGGVGRGKSFLMDSFYAVVPVQRKTRLHFHEFMREVHRELEELKGQADPLDELARRIAKRYRLICFDEFHVSDIADAMILYRLLDRLFNNGVQFVMTSNYDPDDLYPDGLHRDRMLPAIALIKQKLDVLNVDAGVDYRQRTLAQVQMYHTPLGADADRELRHAFAKLAAVPDESPILHIEKRELKALRKADGVVWFDFATLCGGPRSQNDYLELASRFHAIVLSEVPQMSPRMASEARRFTWLIDVLYDHKVKLLMSAAVPAEQLYVEGPMANEFARTVSRIVEMQSKEYLETPRRIVDTSLT, translated from the coding sequence ATGAACGTCACCGAATACTACACGCGCGAACTGACCACGCGCGGCTATCAGTCCGATCCCGCACAGCGCGCGGCCGTCGATCGCCTGCAGCGCTGCTTCGACGAATGGGTCGACTACAAGGCGCGTCGCTCGAACGCGTTCAAGAAGCTCATCAATCATCCGGACCTCCCGCGCGGCGTCTACATGTGGGGCGGCGTCGGCCGCGGCAAGAGCTTCCTGATGGACAGCTTCTACGCGGTGGTGCCCGTGCAGCGCAAGACGCGCCTGCACTTCCACGAATTCATGCGTGAGGTGCATCGCGAGCTCGAGGAACTGAAAGGGCAGGCCGATCCGCTCGACGAACTCGCGCGGCGCATCGCGAAGCGCTACCGGTTGATCTGCTTCGACGAATTCCACGTGTCGGATATCGCGGACGCGATGATCCTGTACCGGCTTCTCGATCGCCTGTTCAACAACGGCGTGCAGTTCGTGATGACGTCCAATTACGATCCCGACGATCTGTATCCCGACGGCCTGCATCGTGACCGCATGCTGCCGGCGATCGCGTTGATCAAGCAAAAGCTCGACGTGTTGAACGTCGACGCGGGCGTCGACTATCGTCAGCGCACGCTCGCGCAGGTGCAGATGTATCACACGCCGCTGGGCGCGGATGCCGATCGCGAACTGCGTCATGCATTCGCGAAGCTCGCCGCGGTGCCGGACGAAAGCCCGATCCTGCATATCGAGAAGCGCGAACTGAAGGCGCTGCGCAAGGCCGACGGGGTCGTCTGGTTCGATTTCGCGACGCTGTGCGGCGGCCCGCGTTCGCAGAACGACTATCTCGAGCTTGCCAGCCGCTTCCATGCGATCGTGCTGTCGGAAGTGCCCCAGATGTCGCCGCGGATGGCGTCCGAGGCACGGCGCTTCACCTGGCTCATCGACGTGCTGTACGACCACAAGGTCAAGCTGCTGATGTCCGCGGCGGTGCCGGCGGAGCAACTGTACGTCGAAGGGCCGATGGCGAACGAATTCGCGCGCACTGTATCGCGGATCGTCGAGATGCAGTCGAAGGAGTATCTCGAAACGCCGCGCCGCATCGTCGATACTTCGCTGACCTGA
- a CDS encoding transposase gives MRAIDIVESWFLRLEMSMTPYRDLTDHEWRCVVPLLPEMQPRTELRGRPLANTRAVLNGVLWVIYSGATWSAMPRRYPSYQTCHRRFKAWHETGTLMRVMRELYGDAGANLCKELSTRMRKHAQSKAAEMRSAAAPAYRQQGGRAPESLKHAA, from the coding sequence TTGAGGGCAATCGATATCGTTGAGTCATGGTTCCTAAGGCTGGAGATGTCCATGACACCGTATCGCGATCTGACCGACCATGAGTGGCGCTGCGTCGTGCCGCTTCTGCCCGAAATGCAGCCGCGCACCGAGTTGCGCGGCCGTCCGTTGGCCAACACACGCGCCGTTCTGAACGGCGTGCTCTGGGTGATTTATAGCGGCGCGACCTGGTCTGCGATGCCGCGTCGCTACCCTTCGTACCAGACATGCCATCGCCGCTTCAAGGCCTGGCACGAGACCGGCACGTTGATGCGGGTGATGCGCGAGCTGTATGGCGACGCCGGCGCGAATCTGTGCAAGGAATTGTCCACGCGGATGCGAAAGCATGCGCAGTCGAAGGCGGCGGAGATGCGAAGTGCCGCGGCGCCCGCGTATCGCCAGCAGGGCGGTCGTGCACCGGAATCGCTGAAGCACGCAGCATGA
- a CDS encoding DUF2147 domain-containing protein has product MIQLTRPLRTLAIASALLACAAPSFAQTDSPIGMWQTIDDNTHQPKALVQIADDGEGSLSGKVVKGLGANDTPDRRCTACTDERKDQLIKGMTIIKAMKKDGDHWDGGNILDPENGKVYKCKMSLEDGGQKLVVRGYIGVSLLGRSQTWVRAQ; this is encoded by the coding sequence ATGATTCAACTGACCCGCCCGTTGCGCACACTTGCAATTGCAAGCGCGCTGCTCGCTTGCGCCGCACCTTCGTTCGCCCAAACCGACAGCCCCATCGGCATGTGGCAGACGATCGACGACAACACGCATCAGCCGAAGGCGCTCGTGCAGATTGCCGACGACGGCGAAGGGTCGCTGTCGGGCAAGGTCGTCAAGGGCCTCGGTGCCAACGACACGCCCGATCGCCGCTGCACCGCATGCACGGACGAGCGCAAGGATCAGCTCATCAAGGGCATGACGATCATCAAGGCGATGAAGAAGGATGGCGACCACTGGGACGGCGGCAATATCCTCGACCCGGAAAACGGCAAGGTCTACAAGTGCAAGATGTCGCTGGAAGACGGTGGTCAGAAGCTCGTCGTGCGCGGCTACATCGGCGTGTCGCTGCTCGGCCGGTCGCAGACCTGGGTTCGCGCGCAATAA
- a CDS encoding ShlB/FhaC/HecB family hemolysin secretion/activation protein: MKSRLDRWMMLLAIAAAGTAHAQTRAAGNPLDSLPQINAPQKGPSVTVQVAPQAPQLQELLSRHLTPTTFQVEGVKSVPFDEISRRFTPLVGKDITIGELIETANGVTKLYQDRGYALSFAFIPAQTFENGVVRVTVVEGYVSDVKVTGKPGAMESKIRAIAAHITADRPLRRATFERYVNTFGLLPGVTVKANVPPPQTTDGATTLELAVDRKAFNISTGIDFNHPGVQGLITATENGLTSFGEQLSISALVPPGRDKQTYVAFSGSVPVGSSGLVTRLDASTYRGKPTDNPGLPSSVERTVKNEKLGLSASYPLLLNNQRSLLGTVSGYASHNEDRYQSKLNGNSIDTRSQVRVLQMQLDYTSVSAKQVQKLSVNVAKGFNILGASKSQDTTIGSNTTSVDSPVSLTFVRTGATFTQTNEWPFKIGTSVSLTGQYSPDSLPTSEQISFGSTRYALGYQPGETSGDSGWGMSLEVNRGFTPGWTYMKSVTPYIAYDMARVYLHTGTPSPSRLSSVGIGVRFTDSRYYSLDLNIAKPVGDAPVESASRSPRVNAAFSYQLN, encoded by the coding sequence ATGAAATCCAGACTCGACAGATGGATGATGCTGCTCGCCATCGCGGCAGCCGGCACGGCACATGCACAAACGCGCGCGGCGGGTAACCCGCTCGATTCGCTCCCTCAGATCAACGCACCACAGAAAGGCCCGAGCGTCACCGTGCAGGTCGCGCCGCAGGCACCGCAACTGCAGGAGCTGCTGTCGCGCCACCTGACGCCGACGACGTTCCAGGTCGAAGGCGTGAAGTCGGTGCCGTTCGACGAAATCTCCCGTCGCTTCACGCCCCTCGTCGGCAAGGACATCACGATCGGCGAGCTGATCGAAACCGCGAACGGCGTGACCAAGCTGTACCAGGATCGCGGCTATGCGCTGTCGTTCGCGTTCATTCCCGCGCAGACGTTCGAGAACGGCGTCGTACGCGTGACCGTCGTCGAAGGCTACGTGTCGGACGTCAAGGTGACCGGCAAGCCCGGCGCGATGGAATCGAAAATCCGCGCGATCGCCGCGCACATCACGGCCGATCGTCCGCTGCGCCGCGCAACGTTCGAACGCTACGTCAACACGTTCGGCCTCCTGCCCGGCGTGACGGTGAAGGCCAATGTTCCGCCGCCGCAAACGACGGACGGCGCGACGACGCTCGAGTTGGCCGTCGACCGCAAGGCGTTCAACATCAGCACCGGCATCGACTTCAATCACCCGGGCGTGCAGGGCCTCATCACCGCGACGGAGAACGGCCTCACGTCGTTCGGCGAGCAACTGAGCATTTCCGCGCTGGTGCCGCCCGGGCGCGACAAGCAAACGTACGTCGCGTTCAGCGGCTCGGTGCCGGTCGGCAGCAGCGGCCTGGTCACGCGCCTCGATGCCAGTACGTATCGCGGCAAGCCGACCGACAACCCGGGCCTGCCATCGTCCGTCGAGCGCACCGTCAAGAACGAGAAGCTCGGTCTTTCGGCATCCTATCCGTTATTGCTGAACAACCAGCGCAGCCTGCTCGGTACCGTGTCGGGCTATGCGTCGCACAACGAAGACCGCTATCAGAGCAAGCTCAACGGCAACAGCATCGACACGCGCTCGCAGGTCCGCGTGCTGCAAATGCAGCTCGACTACACGAGCGTGTCGGCCAAGCAAGTGCAGAAGCTCAGTGTGAACGTCGCCAAGGGCTTCAACATTCTCGGCGCGTCGAAATCGCAGGACACCACGATCGGCTCAAACACGACCTCGGTGGACAGCCCCGTTTCGCTGACGTTCGTGCGCACCGGCGCAACCTTCACGCAGACCAACGAATGGCCATTCAAGATCGGCACGTCGGTTTCGCTGACCGGCCAGTACAGCCCCGACTCGCTGCCGACGTCGGAACAGATCTCGTTCGGTTCGACGCGCTATGCGCTCGGCTACCAGCCGGGCGAAACGTCGGGCGACTCGGGCTGGGGGATGTCGCTGGAGGTCAACCGCGGATTCACGCCGGGCTGGACGTACATGAAATCCGTCACACCGTACATCGCGTACGACATGGCGCGCGTGTATCTGCATACCGGCACGCCGTCACCGAGCCGCCTGTCGTCGGTCGGCATCGGCGTGCGGTTTACGGACAGCCGTTACTACAGCCTCGACCTGAATATCGCGAAGCCGGTCGGCGATGCACCCGTTGAAAGCGCATCACGCAGCCCGCGCGTGAATGCCGCGTTCTCGTATCAGCTCAACTGA
- a CDS encoding collagen-like triple helix repeat-containing protein translates to MSQQRSITASVLRQWRVPLTAFAAACLLAACGGNSVSAPPSSNNGGSSSGTSGTSGTSGTSGTSGSSTGTKGAVSTLGQTATDLGSTIGNVSVPGLGDGVTKGVGSTVSSTGTIINAAADALSNGLGQTGSIKDPVGTTVAGLGNVVGATSNTVSGLSSTVKALGTGPLAPLAPVTSPVGTVLDTVANGLSAAGTTIGSTLSSGAVQQVTQPLSSAITPLVITAGQVTQQVGTTTGLGQPVSGLLGQIGGAISSAGKQVGSTSNQPLVGDVGQLVTAVGNTVTNAGGLVNPNGPNGAAPIPGLITSLVGGSTATVQNGPSSGSSSTNPLGGLLSGLGSTPLGSLTGAVGGATGSSGSNPLAPVTGLVSTVTGALGGATGGAGGANPLAPVTGLLNTVTGAVGGAAGSGASSNPLAPVTSLVGGVTGTASSGSSTGLLAPVTGLLGTLGSVGK, encoded by the coding sequence ATGTCCCAGCAACGTTCCATCACCGCGAGCGTCCTGCGCCAGTGGCGCGTGCCCCTCACCGCCTTCGCGGCAGCGTGCCTGCTGGCTGCCTGCGGCGGCAACAGCGTCAGCGCGCCGCCGTCCAGCAACAACGGCGGCAGTTCCAGCGGCACGAGCGGTACCAGCGGCACGAGTGGCACCAGCGGCACCAGCGGCTCGTCCACCGGCACCAAGGGCGCTGTCAGCACGCTCGGCCAGACTGCAACCGATCTCGGCAGCACGATCGGCAACGTCAGCGTGCCGGGTCTCGGCGACGGCGTGACGAAGGGCGTCGGCAGCACCGTCTCGAGCACCGGCACGATCATCAACGCGGCTGCCGATGCATTGAGCAACGGGCTCGGGCAGACGGGCTCGATCAAGGATCCCGTCGGCACGACCGTCGCTGGCCTCGGCAATGTCGTTGGCGCGACCAGCAACACCGTGTCGGGCCTGAGCTCGACGGTCAAGGCCCTCGGCACGGGCCCGCTCGCGCCGCTCGCCCCTGTCACGTCGCCGGTCGGCACCGTGCTCGACACTGTCGCCAACGGTCTGTCGGCCGCCGGGACGACGATCGGCTCGACGCTGTCGTCGGGCGCCGTGCAGCAAGTGACGCAGCCGCTCAGTTCGGCAATCACGCCGCTGGTGATCACCGCCGGTCAGGTCACGCAACAAGTCGGCACGACCACCGGCCTGGGACAACCCGTGTCGGGCCTGCTGGGCCAGATCGGCGGCGCGATCAGCTCGGCGGGCAAGCAAGTCGGCAGCACGTCGAATCAGCCGCTCGTCGGCGACGTGGGCCAGCTCGTCACTGCGGTCGGCAATACCGTGACCAACGCGGGTGGCCTCGTGAATCCGAACGGCCCGAACGGCGCGGCGCCGATCCCCGGCCTGATCACGAGCCTCGTCGGCGGCTCGACGGCTACCGTCCAGAATGGCCCGTCGTCAGGCTCCAGCTCGACCAACCCGCTCGGCGGCCTGTTGTCCGGTCTCGGTTCGACGCCGCTCGGTTCGCTCACCGGCGCAGTCGGTGGCGCAACGGGCAGCTCGGGCAGCAACCCGCTCGCGCCGGTCACCGGTCTCGTGTCGACGGTGACGGGTGCGCTCGGCGGCGCAACGGGTGGCGCAGGCGGTGCAAACCCTCTCGCGCCCGTCACCGGTTTGCTGAATACTGTCACCGGGGCAGTCGGCGGTGCAGCAGGATCCGGGGCTTCGTCGAATCCGCTCGCACCGGTCACGTCGCTCGTCGGCGGTGTGACGGGGACGGCGTCGTCGGGCAGCTCGACGGGGCTCCTCGCGCCGGTAACGGGGTTGCTGGGTACGCTGGGCAGCGTTGGCAAGTAA
- a CDS encoding collagen-like triple helix repeat-containing protein, translating into MDIQVIPHGMLRTTMIAATVAAMLSLSACGGSGSISKGLSGGSSSGGGDSISTSGGGTSGGTSGSTSGGTSGSTSGSTSGSTSGSTSGSTSGSTSGTTSGTSSGTSGTSGVSSNAVGTVLASSSNVITNLGGTVSGLGSMVAGQSLPGVNPATTQAAGGIVQNVGGAVTALGSGLGSGLGQLGATKDPVGVTVASTGGVVNELGGAVTQTGNLVTSLGSGPLSPLAPVTGAVGGLVSQVGNAVSNGGTTLTNVLSTGPIQQVTQTVSSAITPITTMVGQTTQTIGTATGLGAPVNMLLGTIGNGLNQGGALIASTGGNPVTTGLGNTVSSAGNTVKSVGGLLTGGTGGTTNPLAPLTGLLTTVTGTLGGATGGASGGPLAPVTGLVSGLTGTLGGAAGGTSGGPLAPVTGLVSTVTGALGGAAGGTSGGPLAPVTGLLSTVTGALGGAAGGTSGSPLAPVTGLVSTVTGALGGVAGGSSGPLSPVTGLVSAVTGALGSVTGGAGGGNPLAPVTGAVSTVTSTVGVPALSGTTGGVTNSGSGSNLLAPVTSLIGGLLGGTHGK; encoded by the coding sequence ATGGACATTCAGGTTATCCCTCATGGCATGCTCCGGACGACTATGATCGCGGCCACCGTGGCAGCCATGCTTTCCCTCTCCGCGTGCGGCGGTTCCGGTTCCATCAGCAAGGGGCTCAGCGGCGGCTCCAGCTCCGGGGGTGGCGATTCGATCTCCACGTCGGGCGGCGGCACCTCGGGCGGCACGTCCGGTTCGACGAGCGGCGGCACGTCCGGTAGCACCAGCGGCTCGACCAGCGGCAGCACGAGCGGCTCGACGAGTGGTTCGACGAGCGGCAGCACCAGCGGAACGACGAGCGGAACGAGCAGCGGCACGAGCGGCACCTCCGGTGTGTCGTCGAATGCGGTGGGAACCGTCCTCGCAAGCAGCAGCAATGTCATCACGAATCTCGGCGGCACCGTATCCGGCCTCGGCTCCATGGTCGCCGGCCAGTCGTTGCCCGGCGTCAACCCGGCGACGACGCAAGCAGCAGGCGGCATCGTGCAGAACGTCGGCGGTGCGGTAACGGCGCTCGGCAGTGGCCTCGGCAGCGGCCTCGGCCAGCTCGGCGCGACGAAGGACCCGGTCGGCGTCACGGTCGCCAGCACCGGCGGCGTGGTGAACGAGCTCGGCGGCGCAGTCACGCAGACCGGCAATCTGGTCACGAGTCTCGGCAGCGGCCCGCTGTCGCCGCTCGCTCCGGTCACCGGTGCCGTCGGCGGCCTCGTCTCGCAAGTCGGCAATGCCGTATCGAACGGCGGCACCACGCTGACCAACGTGTTGTCGACCGGTCCGATCCAGCAGGTCACGCAGACGGTCAGCTCGGCGATCACGCCGATCACGACGATGGTCGGTCAGACCACGCAGACGATCGGGACAGCCACCGGCCTCGGCGCCCCGGTCAACATGCTGCTCGGCACGATCGGCAACGGCCTCAACCAGGGCGGCGCGCTGATCGCATCGACGGGCGGCAACCCCGTCACGACCGGCCTCGGCAACACCGTCTCGTCGGCCGGCAATACCGTGAAGTCTGTCGGCGGCCTGCTCACGGGCGGCACCGGCGGCACGACCAACCCGCTCGCGCCGCTCACGGGTCTCCTCACGACGGTCACCGGCACGCTCGGCGGCGCAACGGGCGGCGCGAGCGGCGGCCCGCTCGCCCCGGTCACCGGCCTCGTCTCCGGCCTCACCGGCACGCTCGGCGGTGCAGCGGGCGGCACCAGCGGCGGCCCACTCGCTCCGGTTACCGGCCTCGTCTCGACCGTCACCGGCGCACTCGGCGGCGCAGCAGGCGGCACCAGCGGCGGTCCGCTCGCCCCGGTGACCGGCCTCCTCTCGACCGTCACCGGCGCACTCGGCGGCGCAGCCGGCGGCACCAGCGGCAGCCCACTCGCCCCGGTTACCGGCCTCGTCTCCACCGTCACCGGTGCGCTCGGCGGCGTAGCCGGCGGCAGCAGCGGCCCGCTCTCCCCGGTTACGGGCCTGGTCTCCGCGGTCACCGGCGCGCTCGGCAGCGTAACGGGCGGCGCAGGCGGCGGCAACCCGCTCGCCCCCGTGACGGGCGCGGTGTCCACCGTCACCAGCACGGTCGGCGTACCCGCACTGAGCGGCACCACGGGCGGTGTCACGAATTCGGGCTCGGGCTCGAATCTGCTCGCGCCTGTCACGTCGCTGATCGGCGGCCTGCTCGGCGGCACGCACGGCAAGTAA
- a CDS encoding Flp family type IVb pilin, whose translation MKALIKRFLKEEDGVTAIEYGLIAGLIAALIITSVTTIGTKIAALFSTIASSLP comes from the coding sequence ATGAAAGCACTCATCAAGCGCTTCCTCAAGGAAGAAGACGGGGTTACCGCGATCGAGTATGGTCTGATTGCGGGGTTGATTGCAGCCTTGATCATTACCAGCGTGACGACCATCGGCACGAAGATCGCGGCTCTGTTCTCCACGATTGCCAGTTCGCTGCCCTGA
- a CDS encoding A24 family peptidase, whose product MAHLISTSIFLAWAALVAAGDIRFRLVRNSLVICGGIAALVSSLINANPFGISIEQALIGALVGLVSFFPLFAMRVMGAADVKVFAVLGAWCGLPILLRLWVIASLVAGLHVLGLMLFTHTSLGALWGRGVPTMMLGGRRSTPYAACLVVPAAIWLCYLVVTWSGR is encoded by the coding sequence ATGGCACATCTCATCAGCACCAGCATTTTTCTTGCTTGGGCCGCCCTTGTTGCTGCCGGTGATATTCGATTTCGGCTTGTCCGGAATTCGCTTGTCATCTGCGGAGGTATTGCTGCACTCGTCAGTTCACTGATAAACGCAAATCCATTCGGTATCTCAATCGAGCAGGCATTGATCGGCGCGCTGGTTGGTTTGGTCAGCTTCTTTCCGCTTTTTGCGATGCGCGTCATGGGGGCGGCAGACGTCAAGGTATTCGCGGTTCTCGGCGCGTGGTGCGGTTTACCGATATTGCTGCGGTTGTGGGTCATTGCCAGCCTTGTCGCCGGATTACACGTCCTTGGACTGATGTTGTTCACGCACACGTCGCTCGGTGCGTTATGGGGGCGTGGAGTCCCGACAATGATGCTCGGCGGCCGGCGCTCGACACCGTACGCGGCGTGTCTCGTCGTTCCCGCGGCAATTTGGCTGTGCTATCTGGTCGTTACCTGGAGCGGGAGATGA
- a CDS encoding TadE/TadG family type IV pilus assembly protein: protein MKRQYRPGARVQERGATAVEFALVFPLFFLILYAIVTFGLIFAVQQSLTLAATEGARSALNYVYEANGSGTQALSDRASAAKATAVGLTSWLTNVQIPTPASGTCSYDPTMYCVTVTVTYPYQAHPLVPSLPLLGLVTPTKLTGTATVQINPATIL from the coding sequence ATGAAACGACAGTATCGACCGGGCGCGCGCGTCCAGGAGCGTGGGGCGACTGCCGTCGAGTTCGCGCTGGTATTCCCGCTATTTTTCCTGATTCTGTATGCGATCGTGACGTTCGGGCTGATCTTCGCGGTTCAGCAAAGCCTGACGCTGGCCGCGACCGAGGGGGCGCGTTCGGCGCTCAACTATGTTTACGAGGCCAACGGTTCGGGTACGCAGGCACTGTCGGACCGGGCGAGCGCGGCAAAGGCGACGGCTGTCGGCCTTACTTCATGGCTGACCAATGTCCAGATCCCGACACCGGCGTCAGGAACATGCAGTTACGACCCAACCATGTATTGTGTGACGGTCACGGTTACCTATCCGTATCAGGCGCATCCGCTGGTTCCGTCTCTCCCATTGCTGGGTCTTGTCACGCCGACGAAGCTTACCGGCACGGCCACCGTCCAGATCAATCCGGCGACTATCCTATGA
- the cpaB gene encoding Flp pilus assembly protein CpaB: protein MANNLTKIIAGLLIAIAVLLGVYAWTLGRAPAHPPVVAMPTAAAQSVSIVVAARLLPAGQPIPPDALKLAQVPTMPTGGFSDPTALVGRVPANDILAAAPVLEGGLTSGLADQVALGERAVAVKVDETNAVGNRLRPGNFVDVFLNLRRDGSGGAQASSEIPGTQARLLLSKVRVLSFGDATSDRDGGGGPSGAVRTAVLAVPTAQVDALTLAEASGRLTLALRNPRDTEVATQTVAIRTALGDATPSTQAASGVWLDDLSGGRTRGTSRAPVAPRTSAVMARGGGSSIEVIRGGRAETVAY from the coding sequence ATGGCCAACAACTTGACGAAGATCATCGCCGGGCTGCTGATCGCAATCGCTGTTCTGCTTGGGGTTTATGCCTGGACGCTTGGTCGCGCGCCGGCCCATCCGCCGGTTGTGGCAATGCCGACTGCGGCAGCGCAATCGGTGTCGATCGTCGTTGCGGCGCGTCTGCTTCCGGCCGGCCAGCCAATTCCGCCCGATGCATTGAAGCTCGCACAGGTACCTACGATGCCGACGGGAGGGTTCAGTGATCCGACGGCCCTGGTCGGCCGCGTTCCGGCGAACGACATACTTGCTGCAGCGCCCGTGCTCGAAGGTGGATTGACCTCAGGACTGGCGGATCAGGTGGCGCTCGGTGAGCGTGCCGTCGCCGTGAAGGTCGACGAAACGAATGCAGTCGGCAATCGGTTGCGGCCGGGCAACTTCGTGGACGTGTTTCTGAATCTGCGGCGTGACGGCTCCGGCGGCGCGCAGGCGAGCTCGGAGATTCCCGGTACGCAAGCGCGCCTGCTGTTGTCGAAGGTCCGTGTGCTGTCGTTCGGCGACGCGACCTCGGATCGGGACGGCGGCGGCGGACCGAGCGGGGCGGTGCGGACCGCGGTGCTCGCCGTACCGACGGCACAGGTCGATGCGCTCACGCTTGCCGAAGCAAGCGGCCGTCTGACGCTCGCGCTGCGCAATCCGCGCGACACCGAAGTCGCGACGCAAACTGTCGCGATTCGTACGGCGCTCGGTGATGCGACGCCGTCGACGCAGGCCGCAAGCGGCGTATGGCTGGATGATCTGTCGGGCGGACGAACGCGCGGTACGTCCCGTGCACCGGTTGCCCCGCGCACTTCTGCTGTCATGGCCCGGGGAGGCGGTAGCAGTATTGAAGTCATTCGTGGCGGGCGTGCCGAAACGGTCGCCTATTGA